In a single window of the Schistocerca americana isolate TAMUIC-IGC-003095 chromosome X, iqSchAmer2.1, whole genome shotgun sequence genome:
- the LOC124556309 gene encoding uncharacterized protein LOC124556309 — translation MCPRYIDDAQEVDFIRKTAVIDRELHRLNVDIAGLQETRLPDAGSIREDNYTFFWQGKSQDEPRLHGVGFAVKNALLDCTVPPSGGTERIIDLKICSSSGTVSILNVYAPTLSSTMEEKDLFYDLLSDRIAKVPSTETLYILGDFNARVGSDNDIWPNCLGHHGVGKMNENGQRLLEVCCFYGLCITNTYFQLKDQHKVSWRHPRSHHWHQLDLVIARRTGLKNVLLTRSYHSADCNTAHALVACTLRLTPKKCHHAKPGGHPRINTDHVHDTQRKQDFASNFESAFPGNVQAERNVDKKWAKLSGAIYNSAVLAYGIKGKRNKDWYEQNLEEMEPVTEAKRKALLAYKRNPNERTRDDLRKAKNRAQQTSRRCANNYWLNLCVGIQKAADSGNAKAMYDGIKKAIGPTVRKTAPLKSKTGEVITDEGKQMERWVEHYLELYAIENEVSKDACDAIKQMPVMEELDAMPTMEELSREIDSLANGKAPGEDGIPAEVIKYNNSPPDASRGGSAMQSRSPPPLSVAATGHRLRQGPGCGPRAAPPSQLSVLSPAACCARA, via the exons atgtgtccaaggtacattgacgatgcccaagaggttgatttcatccgtaagactgccgtaattgacagagagctccatcgtttgaatgttgacatcgcgggactgcaggagacgcggcttccagatgcgggctctatcagggaggataattacacattcttctggcaggggaagtctcaagacgagccaagacttcatggcgtaggatttgctgttaaaaacgccctcctggactgtactgtgccaccatccggtggaacagagcgaattattgatttgaaaatatgctcCTCAAGTGGCACTGTCAGCATCCTAAATGTGTACGCTCCTACCTTATCATCCAccatggaagagaaggatctgttttatgatttactcagtgacagaatagccaaggtacctagcaccgagacactgtatattctgggggactttaatgctagagttggatcagataacgacatatggccgaattgcctgggacatcatggggtgggaaaaatgaatgaaaatggccagagactgcttgaagtttgctgcttttatggactctgtatcacaaacacatatttccagcttaaggatcagcacaaggtgtcttggagacacccgcgctctcatcactggcatcaacttgacttagtcatagcaaggcgtactggtctcaaaaatgtgctactgacacgaagttatcatagtgctgattgcaacacAGCCCACGCCCTAGTGGCGtgcacattgaggctcactcctaagaaatgtcaccacgctaaaccgggaggtcatccccgtatcaacacagatcatgttcatgacacacaaagaaagcaggattttgccagtaattttgaaagtgctttcccaggaaacgtgcaagcagaaaggaatgttgataagaaatgggcaaaactctcgggtgcaatctacaactcagcagtattggcctatggaataaaaggaaaaagaaataaggactggtacgagcaaaatttggaagaaatggaaccagtcactgaggccaaacggaaagccctgcttgcttacaaaagaaacccaaatgaaagaactcgagatgacctacgaaaagcaaagaacagggcacagcaaacatcaaggagatgcgcaaataactactggctgaatttatgtgtaggtatacagaaagcggccgactctgggaatgctaaggcaatgtacgatggtattaagaaagcaattggaccaactgtcaggaaaacagctcctctgaagtccaagacgggtgaagtcattactgatgaaggcaaacaaatggaacgctgggttgaacactacctcgagttgtatgcaatcgagaatgaagttagcaaggatgcatgtgacgccatcaaacaaatgccagttatggaagaactagatgcaatgcctactatggaagaacttagtagagaaatagattctcttgctaacggaaaggccccaggtgaagatgggatccctgcagaggttattaagtataacaa ttcgccgccggacgcgagccgaggagggtccgcgatgcagtcacgctcgccgccgccgctgtccgtagctgccacgggtcaccgcctgcgccagggtccggggtgcggccctcgcgccgccccgccgtcgcagctgtccgtgctgtcgcccgccgcctgctgcgcccgCGCGTGA